The Polyangium aurulentum genomic interval AACGGCCCCGGGGCGCCGACGTCCTCGTCGGTCGCGCCTTTCGTGGGGCGGCGCAGAATCGCGTTGTTGTGGATGACCACCCCGTTGTGGAGCAGCGTGAGCCGGGCCGGCTCGATCACCTGGCCGCCGTCGACGCGGGCAGCGCGGAAGACGATATCGTAGGACTGCCAGGCGAGCGCAGGGAGGCACGCGTTCGACAGGGGCGCGATCTGGTCGTAGACGGCGCCGCAGTCGCCCGTGCCCGGAACGGCAATGCCGTACGAGTCGAGCACCTGGATCTCGTAGCGGCCCTGCAAGAAGACGCCGCTATTGCCCTTTGCCTGCCCCGTCGCGTGCGGCATGTCGGGGCACTGGAATTCGAGGTGAATGAGCGCGTCGTCGAAGCGCTCCACCGAGAAGATATCGCCGGCGCCGGAGATCACCTCCATCGCATCCCCCTCGACCTTCCACGCGGCAGGCGCCCCGCCCCGCGAGACGAACCCGCGCAGCTCGCGGCCGTCGAAGAGGATCTGCGCGCCCGGCGGCATCGTCACCATAGCTGCCTCAACGTACGCTCCACGCGCGCGGGCTCGAACAGATAGGTGAGGAGCGCGCCGTAGGCCGCGCCCGTGAAATGCGCGTCGTGGTTGATGTTGTCCTTCGCCTGATAGGAGTGCCAGACGCTGTACGCGAGGTAGCCGAGCGCGTAGATGAGGCCTGGCACCGGGATCGGGATGAACATCACGTAGAGCTTGAGCTTCGGCACGAGCAGGATCGCGCTGAACATCACGGCCGCCACCGCGCCCGACGCGCCGAGCGACATGTACTCGGGCTTCTTCATGTAGCGCAGGGTCGTCGGGATGAATCCCACGACCACCGAGGTGATGTAGAGCAAGAGGAAGCGCGTCGTGCCGAGCATCTCCGCCACCGGGCCGGCGAAGAAGTAAAGCGTGAGCATGTTGAAGAACAGATGGGAGCCGTCGACGTGCAACCACCCGGCCGTCAACAGGCGGTGGATCTGCCCTTTGCGGACACGGTAAGGGATCAGGATGAGCGCGAGCCTGAGCGCGCTCGAGCTCCAGGCCAAGAGGCTCACGAGCACCACGGAGGCGATCACCAGGATCGGAACCGATGACAGGAGGGAGCGCACCAGCTTGTCGTCCATGAACGAATCCTACTTTCTCAGGCGAGCACGCGCGGATGCTACCGCCCCGCGTCCCGACCCACAAGGCGAAACGCCCCCGAGCGCCCGGCGACAAACTCAGCGCGAGGCGAGGTCTTCGAGGATCGCCTCCTCGAAGGCGCGAAACTTCGAATGCCGCCCCGGATACTTCGCCGGATCGTCTGCGGTCCCGGTCACGAGGTAAACGTACCCGCGCCCCGCCGCCGGGTCGATCCACAGGCCGCTCCACAGGCCATAAGCCTCGCCCATATGGCCAGACCAGCCGACCTTCCGAGCGAGCGGCTGATCCCCCTCCCCGATCAGGCATTGGAGGGACAGCCCGTAGCAGCGCATCAGGCCCCCGTACGTCTCGCCGGCCGGCGCCTCGCCCTCGCGCCATAGCGGCGCCAGCATGGCGCGCACCGTCTCTTTCCGCAAAAGGCGCACGCCGTCGAGCTCGCCCTCGTTCAAAAGGAGGCGCGCGACACGGCCGAGGCCGCGCGCCGAGATGCGCAGGCCGCCCTGCGGGCTGAAGAGCGTGCCGTTCTCGCCGGGCGCGTAGCGGTCGATGTCACAGGGCGCGTCGGGCGACGGGAGCCGCACGGGGCAATCGGGCCTCCTGCCGCGCAGGTCGTCGATCTGCTCCGCCCACCGCTCGCTCGGCACCCACGCCTCGCCATCGCCGCTCTTGCGGTAAAGCGCGGCAGCGCGCGCCACCGCCGCATCGGAGCAGCCCGACCAGTTGAAGCACGCGTCGAGCTTCAATGGCGCCATCACGAGCCGCACCATCAGCCGGTCGAAGCGCTCGCCCGTCACCTTCTCCATGACGGTGGCAATCACGCCGAAGTTGAGGTTCGTGTAATTGAAGAAGCCCCCCGGCGGATGCTCGCGGTGCCAGCTCTTTTCGCCCAGCGAGCCGCGCAGCGTCGCGCCCAGCGGGAAGAAGTAGCCCCCGTCGTCGAGGAGGGTCGAGCGATGCGACAGCAAGAGCCGCAGCGTGATCGGCCTGTCGGGGAACGACGGATTGCGCAAGGACCAGCCGAGGTGGTCCGACACGTCGCGATCGAGATCGACGATGCCCGCCTCGACGAGCCGCATCACGCCGAGGGCCACGAGGAGCTTCGACACCGACGCCACGCGCGCAGGGGCGTCCACGTCCATGGGCCGCTCGCGCGCCGGCGCGTCGGCGTCGATCACGGCCCGGCCAGCCGCCGCAGCGTGGCGCTCGCCGCGGCGATCGACCACCACGACCGCGACGCCCGAGAGCCCAGGGCTGATACCGGGACCGCCGTCGACGAGCGATTGCAAGGGCACGCCAGGCGGCCGCTGGCCCGCGCAGCCGCCCGCCGAAAGCAGCGCCAGAAGGAGCGGGCCGGCGGGCCTCATTGCGGCAGGCGCTC includes:
- a CDS encoding serine hydrolase domain-containing protein, whose amino-acid sequence is MRPAGPLLLALLSAGGCAGQRPPGVPLQSLVDGGPGISPGLSGVAVVVVDRRGERHAAAAGRAVIDADAPARERPMDVDAPARVASVSKLLVALGVMRLVEAGIVDLDRDVSDHLGWSLRNPSFPDRPITLRLLLSHRSTLLDDGGYFFPLGATLRGSLGEKSWHREHPPGGFFNYTNLNFGVIATVMEKVTGERFDRLMVRLVMAPLKLDACFNWSGCSDAAVARAAALYRKSGDGEAWVPSERWAEQIDDLRGRRPDCPVRLPSPDAPCDIDRYAPGENGTLFSPQGGLRISARGLGRVARLLLNEGELDGVRLLRKETVRAMLAPLWREGEAPAGETYGGLMRCYGLSLQCLIGEGDQPLARKVGWSGHMGEAYGLWSGLWIDPAAGRGYVYLVTGTADDPAKYPGRHSKFRAFEEAILEDLASR
- a CDS encoding 3-keto-disaccharide hydrolase; this translates as MVTMPPGAQILFDGRELRGFVSRGGAPAAWKVEGDAMEVISGAGDIFSVERFDDALIHLEFQCPDMPHATGQAKGNSGVFLQGRYEIQVLDSYGIAVPGTGDCGAVYDQIAPLSNACLPALAWQSYDIVFRAARVDGGQVIEPARLTLLHNGVVIHNNAILRRPTKGATDEDVGAPGPLRLQDHHDPVRYRNIWLVHLARKGSDRYEPG
- a CDS encoding rhomboid family intramembrane serine protease — encoded protein: MDDKLVRSLLSSVPILVIASVVLVSLLAWSSSALRLALILIPYRVRKGQIHRLLTAGWLHVDGSHLFFNMLTLYFFAGPVAEMLGTTRFLLLYITSVVVGFIPTTLRYMKKPEYMSLGASGAVAAVMFSAILLVPKLKLYVMFIPIPVPGLIYALGYLAYSVWHSYQAKDNINHDAHFTGAAYGALLTYLFEPARVERTLRQLW